The Bombus vancouverensis nearcticus chromosome 3, iyBomVanc1_principal, whole genome shotgun sequence genomic sequence ATAGGTTGATGAATTCTCGGTGCCGGAGTCGTAGTTACACTAGCTGGTTGGACGTTCATAGCTAATTTCTGAGGAAGATTCACTATCGTGGGTGTCTGCTGTTTTGCCGCCTGTAGGAGATGCTGCTTAGGATTCGGTGGAGCACCACCGGCATTGTTCAGTACCGGTGACATGGGTTGTCCTTGACCTTTTCCATTCGCAGCACCGATCTGCGCTACCGGCTGTTTAGCACGCGGACTTAAGCTCGGTGACGATACCCTGTTGCTAGAAACTTGGAGATGCAAAGCTTGCACAGCCTGCGTTGATTTTACGAGATTTGGTGGCTGCTGCACCACCGATGGCGGTTGACTAGCCACGCTGGAGGCCGTCGGTTTGGTAATGACAACTTGCTGTTGCGATTGCGCCGGTGTAGCCAGCTTGCTGGCGTTCAAGACGTGAGCCTTGAGGCTCGTGGGTTTCGACGGGGTGGAACAAGTGGATGTCGTCTGTGGAATAGTTACCACCGTCGTAGCTATAGAAGTAACTGTGGTAGAAATTGTTGCTGCTGGCTGAACCATGCTGACTGCGGAGGTGACTTGGTGAACAACCGGAGATTGTGGTTTCGTGATAACGCTGGTCTGCGGTTGGATCTGTTGATTTTGTTGAAGCGGTTCCGGGGCTGGTTCCTTCTTAAGTTCTTCGGAGACGGTTAAATTCTCCGGCTGCGGCTGTTTCGATCGCAACGTCTCGGTTGTATTGGGCGCAACGACCGCAGCGTTCACCAAACCAGCCGGAGTGATTCTCGCATCGCACGTGGCTCTGCTCACCGCTTGCGCCTGTCCAGAAGTGGTGGAAACAGGAATGTATTGACCTTCCTCCGACTCTCTCATCGGTATCAGCATTCCAGTGACTGGATCTATCAGCGTCATCGGTTCATGAGATACCGGTTTGTGCGTGGGTGACGGCGCAGCTGCAGGCTGCTGCTGACTCGTTTCTTCGGGCTTCGGCGTGGTCTCGTCCCGAAGCGAAACGACGTTCTCTTCTTTGTTCTGGAGTTCCTGCTGCGGCGCCGGAGGTGTCTCCTTTATCTTTATCAGTTCTCGATATTCCTCGTCATCGTCGTTCTCGGAAGTTCTCCTTACCGATTTACCGCGAACACCTCGCGGTGACTTTCTAGGTTCGGTCGGTTGTTGTACCGTGCTTTGAACGTTACGAGAAGAGCTGTTGTACCTAGTGCTTCGTCTGGTGGCGTGAACGTTCCCTCCAATGGATCCTCCTATCATCCCCTTGTTCATCGCGGAGCCACGCACCACGTCTTCGATCACGTCGTCGATCGTGTTTCTACTTCCATCCCTCTCGGCCAGTCTCCTGGACTTTCTGGTGTTCGCTGCTGGAGGAACAAATTCCTCCGGCGGTACTTCTTTCACAGCGGCTATAGGCGTCGCTGGCTGCGCGTTCGGACCAGTCAGACTCGGCACTGGTGACTTAATCGTGAGAATCAATCGCGGCCGTCCAGCATTATCTTCCTCGCTATCGTCATGGAATTCGTAAACGTCCGCCGGCAGCTTGTTCTTCTCTACGTGATGTTTGCTTCCCCTAGAAGTCCTCGCTCCTCGTTTATGCACAACGGTGGTGGTTGTGTTTCTGCTGCTTCGTCTGGTGGTCACACCGCCGCGGCTACCGAATCCTCGTCTGCTCTTGGTTCGACCACGTCGGCTCTTTGTCGACTCGCTTTCGCACGTCTCCACTCCCTCGTCCTGTTCCTCGTTGGTCGCGACGAAGTTCTTCTTGGTATCAGACTCGGTTGCCTCACCGCGGTTAAACCATTCGTACTCGTTGCTCTTTGCATCACCGCGGTTAAACCATTCGGACTCGTTGCTCTTTGGCTGCTCTTCCTGTGTCTCATTGGTAACACTTTGACCATGCTGTGCCGTTTCCTTGTCACCGTCGTCGTTGCCCTCGCCATCGCACAATGCGTCTACCTTCTTTATCACGCTCTCGATGTTCACCTCCTTCGCAGACCAATAGTCGCTATCTTCTTTACTGTCAGCCGGATCCTCCTTGGACGCATCGATCGCGAGCGGATCCGTGCACGGTTCTTTCAGTGGATCCTCCGCTGGTTCTTCCTCCATGTCCGCTTCCTCGTTCTCCTTGGGTATTTcgtcttcctcctcctcctcctcttcctcctcatCCTCTTCCTCTTTGACCTCGGGGTTCGCAAGTTCCGTCTTGATTTCGACTTCCATCATTTTAGGAACGAGACGATCGCCGTCGTTGGATTCGGACTTCGACGCGCCCAACAGCTTCTCTGAGTTGATCTGGTCCAGTTGTTGCTCGACCTTTGGAGATTTTGCATCCACCGCGTTGGCGCATGGTGCATTCAATGGCTGATTCAATGGTTGCTCGGACTCGGTGTTCGAGAATTCCTCCTTGATCGCGGTGGTATCCTCGTGCTTCAGGATATCGGATGGTTCCTCTTTTATGACATCAATCGGTTGAGTGGATTGTATGGGCGGAGTAAGTTGCATGGGCTGAGCCGTTTGTACCATCTGTGCATCGGGATCGACCTGGAGCTCCTGTTCTGGTGGTAGCCGCGACTCTAGCACGCACTCGGTGGTGTTCTGCTCAGTAGGAACGGAAGACGGAACCGTGGTAGGTACCGTCGTCGTTGTTCTGGAGACGATGGCTTGCGAGACTGTAGATACCAATGGAAGGTGAGGCTTGGAAAGATGACTGGATTGCAGAACCGGAGAATGCCTTTGGCTGCTGTTTAGAGACGAAATCGACGTTTGTGTGACGACGCATTTGTCCTCAGCCATGGAAACCGTTACACTGGATGGGATCTGTTGCTGTTGTTggtgttgttgctgttgttgttgctgttgttgttgctgttgttgttgctgttgttgttgctgttgctgttgctgttgttgttgctgctgctgttgctgctgctgttgttgctgctgttgctgctgctgctgctgctgttgttgttgttgctgctgctgctgctgctgttgttgttgctgctgctgctgttgttgttgctgctgctgctgttgttgttgctgctgctgttggcAAACTGGCATGGGTACCACCGTCTTGATCAGCGGTTGATTCGCTGACGAAACAGTGGACGCCCCGATGGTGTGCACCACGGACTTGTGGACTAGGTGAGGCTGCCCGTGAGCGACTATCACAGGACTGGGTGTCGAGGAACGTGGCACGTGGGTGGTCAAAAGCTGAAGACTCGATATCTCTTGCTTCTGCCTAGGGGACAATAAATTGTTGTCCGTAGTAATGGAGCCTGAAATTTGTTTCTGACCTCTGGACGACAAGGAGCAGGTTTCCGGGATGCTGGTCGGTTTGCCGAATACCAGGCTGGACGTGCTAGCGTTGATTTCGATCTTGGCCGTTTCAGGGATATACGTGGGCGGCTGGTTCGGCGAAGGAACCTTCGGAGAAGTGGAAGCCTTGTTCGTTGGTTCTGGGATAACGGCTGGTGACAATTTCGGTTCCTCCAGACGTTGCGGAGGCTCGTTAGGATTTACCGGAAGCAACGTTTCGATAACAGATTTGCCGCCGAGAGCCGAATCCCTAGAGCTCTTGACTTGCACGCCACCCGGAGCCAAAGGTGGTACGGGCATGTAAGGACGGTGTGGAATATTCAGCGTCAACGGCGGTAATCCACCTCTAGGATGACTGGGTGCTAGAGCTCTCATGCCTGGAGCGTGTTGAATAACCGGCTGTTGAGTGGCCGCCGTGGAATATATCTGTTGCGTCGGTGTGTCTGGCCTGTGAGCGGAGACGGGAACGCTGCTCACCGCGATCCTGGCTGGTGGTGGTGACGGTTTACCGACACTCGGTACGTGAGGACTGAGGGCGGAGTTTCGAGACCATTGACCGTTAGGTGAAAGTGGCTGCAAAATTCTCGGCGACAGTTGCGAGGGAACCAAAGGTGGCATTCTGGATGGAACCAACGGTGGTGGCAACGGTGGAGCTTGGTTCGAGGAGGCCGAGGTTGAAACCGCGGGGATGTTTTGCATTCTGGGAGAAGTTTGTCGCATGGGTGGGACCATCTGTGACTGTGGTGACACGGGAAGCTTTTGGTAAAGGGACTGCACGCCGATGGATGGCGGCGTTGACGATGGCTGTGGCGCCGACGGTCTAGGACTGGTCGCGGCTATTCTAGGCGTTTCGCTGGTGATCGGCACGCTGCAAGGACCTAACACGGGTTGCTTGTACTGCGGAGGTGGCGAGATCGAAGCGCGACGCGCCTGAGAGTTGTTCATTCTCTCCGGACTGGTTGCTGTAACGTTGGTTTCGTCGACGTTCTCGGCCGCTTGCACAGTCTTAGCCACCTCTCGCGGCTTCTCGTTCAAATTCCAGGAGTGAGCGATCACGGAGGTCGGTGGACTCGGCGGTTTCGCTGATACGGACGATCTGCGCGCCTCGATGGTCTTTTCCGTCGCAGGTACGGAAGGCGCGACAACGGTGGTGACGGCGGCGGGGGTCTTGGTAGGTGATTTGTAGTACGATGGAATGTCTGGCGTTTTCGGTGGTTGGCTCAAATCGAACGTCTCGTAGTTCGGGTCTTCCTCCGTATCCGTATCTATCTGCAAGTCGTGCTCGCTCTGAGGAGTGTCTGGTTTCATATCCGTCTCTCCTTCCGCCGTAGAGGCGTTCAGACTTTCGACGGCCTGCTGCATCTCCTCGACGTCCTCTTGAGGCGCCTCGGCCGGGGCTCCGACCGCGTCTTCCGTTTCGGCGTCTTCCTCTTCGCCTTCATACGAAAAGTCTTCCGTCGATACTCCGAAGGTTTCCTCCAGCAGAGCAGCTACCGCGTCTTCGGTTTCCTCCTGGGATATCGCGACTCGTGGCTTGTCCTCGGTTTGAGTGGGCGGCGTAGTCGGCGCATTCACTTCTGACTCCTCCCTACTTTCGCGTTCTTCCGGTTCCGAAATACTTTTCACCGCGTTTTCGTGAATAGTCTCGTCGATCTCGATACCGAAGCCTGGGATGAACttgtccttcttcttctctggcTTCCCGGCTGATTGAATACCACCGCTTGATGGAGGAGTCATCGACGACGGTACTGTTGTCGATGACACGCAAGTATTGGACGAAACCTTCGGAATGGGACTCAACAAAGTATCTCTAGGTGTAGGCAAAGTAGGTGACATCGTCTTGGGAATCAACGGGCTACTTGCTCTCGGGGGACTAGGATCAGCCCCCAGGTAGGGCAACTCGCCGCTCTTCtcatgatggtgatgatgatggtgatgatgatgatggtaaTCTTTCCGAGTCCGCTCTTCCTTcgactttttcctctttttcttcttctccttgaTCTTTTCCGGAATGGTCGACGGTGTGGATGGTTCGATGCTGTCGTTGTCGTCGGTGAATCGGAACACGTCAGGGTCGTTACTCTCCGTGCACGCAACGGCCGATTTCGGCGAGTTCGGTAGCCCCAAGAGCTTCGCCTCGATTTCTCGTCCCGCCTCGGCCAAGTCCACGCTGTTCTCGTCCTCTGTTTGATGACGACGTTTCTTCTCCGCCTTTCGCCTGACTCGTTCCACGTCCAACACCGGACTGTGGCCACCATCGCTGTCCGAAGCGTAGGTGTTGTTGGCCAACCGGTCGAAGAGCGCATTGTTCGACGGAGCGTCGTCGACGTCGTCTGACAACGGACCAAATATGTCTTCCATACGTTGCGAATCTCTAGCTTCCTGTCTGTTGAGCCTCTTTCTTCGTGCCTTCGCTTTTTCATCCGCGTTCCTGTCTCTCCTCTTATCTTTCTTGTTCCGTTGCTTCTTGTCCGATCGTATCCTCTCCTCCGTTGTTTCCAAAACCGTCGTGGTACCAGAGGTGACGACGGTCGTGGATGCGTTGACGGACTCGGTCGCATGATTGGCTCGACAATCCGCCGTCGCCGCCACGTTACTCGTCACGGTGTTCGATTTGGTCTTGTGCTCGACAGTTTCCGACGACTCGGTCTTGCTTAGACTGTCTTCGGTCGACATCGAGTTCTTTTGTCGCTTCTGCTTCTTCTTGTGTGACTTTTTCCGCGACGAATCACGCTCATGATTGTTAACCACGATCGCTGGTTGGTTGCCACGGCTGAATGACACCGGGATCCGTTCGTCATCGTCCGAGGTGCGCGGTTCTTCTTTTACGTTCGAGTGAACGACACTGTTCACGACTACCACGTTCGTCGTCTCCATGGAGTTCTGTTTCTCCTCGGTGTCAGCGAATCCGAGATCGACGTCGCTTTCCAGGAACCTCTCTGTCTTGACGGCCTTGCGAATCTTGTTGTTGAACGACGATGCCTCCTCTTCCTCGCTGGTGTCGGAGTGAATTCGAGATCGGGAACTCTTTCTGGACAAAGACTTGGCTCTGGCCGAGTCAGATTCCGAGGTGGCCTCGTCTTCTGTCAAAGCCTTGCTGGATACCGAGTCTCCGTCCCACGAGGTACTCTGCTTTTTCTCCTCCCGCCTCGCTCGACTTTGCTTCAGTTGTGAAAATTTGTCCTTAAGTCGTACTTGCCGTTTCTCCTCTTCGAGTTTCTGCATGTTCTTGGTCGAGCGTGCCTTCACTTTGTCATACATACTGATGTATGCGGGCTCGTCGTCAACGATATCGAAGATGGAGTGCTTCTTAGGTTCGTCGCTGTCCGTGTCCGTGGCGGATGGATGTCTGGCTACCTGAATATCGGGCGTCGATAGAGGACCGTCGTCCACGTCACTGTGTAGATTCAAGGAAGACTGTTGATGATGATGGTGCTGGTGTTGGTGATGCTGATGCTGATGCTGCTGCTGCATCTCTCGCGAATGATTCGAACCAATCGCGGTCTGTTCACTCGGCGAATTTGAGTCGTTGCGCTTTGAAAGATCCAGTCTCGATAGGAACTCTTTGTCCGACTCGTGGGACACTCTTGGACTCCGCTCCCTGGACTCCTTCTCGGATCGATTCCTCTTGCTTCGCTGCTTCTCTTTTCCTCCACCTTCGCGGTTGTTCTCTCGGTTCTCCCTGGTCGACTCTCTACTCATCTCGGTCGAATGAGATTGCTCCCTGGTATCTTGAGACTGTGTGAATACATTACCACTGCTACCTTCCTTTCCATCTCGGCTCTCCCTACTTTCGCGATTGGATCTGTGAGAATCGTTCCTATGTTTTCGATCCTCGGACCTTCTATTCTGTCTAGGCCGGTCTTTGCTGTCCCTCCTGTGCTCGGAGATCTTCATGCGTTTGGCGTCATCCTCGGTCGGGCCATCCTGCGACGAACATCGTCGCTTGATAGACACCGGCCCGGGGGAAATTTGATTTTGAGACTGGGAAATGGACTGATGAAGATGATTCTCGGTGGGTTGTCGCCTGCTTTCCTCACGATCCCTCTTTTCTTT encodes the following:
- the LOC117154154 gene encoding uncharacterized protein LOC117154154 isoform X5; the encoded protein is MVRETRHLWVGNLPENIREDRIREHFKRYGRVQSVKLLPRGEECPVDGGSGGSLGEGNEGGSGSSSGSGGSGAGNGTSGNTGGASATVAFMDIKSAAKAHATEHTLDERALTTQYYEPQHLQHRFPSHGSSEDHGSGGGSGGGVSGVVGSGVAGSGIVSGSVGSGVSGGGGGGGSGSCGGGGSANGGGGVGSGIGSSSGGNGSGGSGGSGGGGSSGGGSGGVNDRERDRERERERERERERERDRERDRDRDRDRDRDRERERDRERERERERERERDRERERGGEGFESRGSHGSFYSSERSSRGVGSGGGVGSVGGGGGGGIVVGGHPADPTPGDPGGYIPRGRPPPASSYHVTSTRARDRLYSRTGPYASGPPPPPHLDRHRGGLPPSSWSAYESTTSRYGNAPPPPSPANNDAYQDEQDYIRRLVPLGGGGGGGSSSTGALRQHKKQRRKSRSGSSSPSGSSRSGSSSSSRSGSSAGSTSGGSTSPGSSPHRTGNAAVTEDRRPLAIRVRNLPARSSDTSLKDGLFHEYKKHGKVTWVKVVGAAGERYALVCFKKPEDVEKALEVSHDKLFFGCKIEVAPYQGYDVEDNEFRPYEAEVDEYHPKATRTLFIGNLEKDVTASELRKHFEPFGEIIEIDIKKQGAVSSYAFCQYSDIGSVVKAMRSMDGEHLGANRIKLGFGKSMPTSCVWVDGIGDCMSEKYLNMQFHQFGPINQVVVDRERGHALVFFEQISCAQAAVKEMRGAALRGRRLQVDFASRECQETFYEHLERQGIAGEKPWDTRPSPAATFDVSIPCRRERSSFDSGVTVSNSSSRFTRYETPPRSRTASYSRTSGGGSTPGASPAHPTAMSRSSRRSYQDTYYDGEYTEPTPRRFRSYDEFSQGSGASHDDYQSSVLGDGKLNDDDCPPPSRRHAVQSVVTSVDPPAPPPPLLPPPDIRHLQKERVHLLEQLEECHSSGDEVGFAPKKRVKMDGTSTAILCEDDEPEIASLLVTSHSSRKGMDIRRVSDSKVVVHHGTRRGSCDGRGPGPCKRRRDVTSRHHEHHDGSRPGTPLVDERPENLVPSEPRRFRERSHDGPLSLPLPRFATQMLNNNNNNNNNNNNNNNNNNNNNNSSNNNNNNSGNSNNTGSSNNSSSGSSRSNNSSLAKMTSPPCINLSTAPSPRTAPQPPASPPLRHLSPSPTSSDSETAPQSPSLEERIRSLDEKYEKWSGSRALSAAGGDALAKLDATASERFRFRHKLLDLDLHEVQPSDIVKSVLAKRSVFDEDSKRLENFSEKYEPREFTGVIGVGSIGSSVSGLASSGSCTSKVCLQYPFPSHPPVQLSSSTSMAGQICIGTTSLSSSLTFTTTMSSTLKPPDPRTVVQHNCVHPTPTTPITPGTSIKTVSPELPPVSLPIGLGSGMAATSGNSSGLALASSILSSNGSVSSIHALGASTARGSIGTSGSSVSAFASVTIASSLAFSTMPTMAVLTTAATTSALSTTPITQATIVTTLNATSAASSLSSTCSLSSNQYQTSMSTVTSIILSSTTSLSNTSSSSFSITTVSSSSSSLSSSSSLSLSLSSSSSLSSTTDASRSRLRKEVGGCNRESREFRDSKDGRDSKYSGKSKDCQRKSRKEDADVERNRKDREEKDGSGSSSMTNDVADNDGHARERELKENKEMRYERKEREEKERREKEDRERQERREKDDRDRQERKEREERREKDEERRERERLDKERQEKDRREREERERERKEREENEVKEKERREKERLEREKREREERERQERREREERERREREDRERKERELRQEREKQEKERLRKEREDQERREKEERDRLERERRREEKERLERERKREREEKERLERERRKEKEERERAEKEKREKEERERLERDKHDREKRREREDQERREKEKSEREKRRDRDEKDKEKRDREESRRQPTENHLHQSISQSQNQISPGPVSIKRRCSSQDGPTEDDAKRMKISEHRRDSKDRPRQNRRSEDRKHRNDSHRSNRESRESRDGKEGSSGNVFTQSQDTREQSHSTEMSRESTRENRENNREGGGKEKQRSKRNRSEKESRERSPRVSHESDKEFLSRLDLSKRNDSNSPSEQTAIGSNHSREMQQQHQHQHHQHQHHHHQQSSLNLHSDVDDGPLSTPDIQVARHPSATDTDSDEPKKHSIFDIVDDEPAYISMYDKVKARSTKNMQKLEEEKRQVRLKDKFSQLKQSRARREEKKQSTSWDGDSVSSKALTEDEATSESDSARAKSLSRKSSRSRIHSDTSEEEEASSFNNKIRKAVKTERFLESDVDLGFADTEEKQNSMETTNVVVVNSVVHSNVKEEPRTSDDDERIPVSFSRGNQPAIVVNNHERDSSRKKSHKKKQKRQKNSMSTEDSLSKTESSETVEHKTKSNTVTSNVAATADCRANHATESVNASTTVVTSGTTTVLETTEERIRSDKKQRNKKDKRRDRNADEKAKARRKRLNRQEARDSQRMEDIFGPLSDDVDDAPSNNALFDRLANNTYASDSDGGHSPVLDVERVRRKAEKKRRHQTEDENSVDLAEAGREIEAKLLGLPNSPKSAVACTESNDPDVFRFTDDNDSIEPSTPSTIPEKIKEKKKKRKKSKEERTRKDYHHHHHHHHHHHEKSGELPYLGADPSPPRASSPLIPKTMSPTLPTPRDTLLSPIPKVSSNTCVSSTTVPSSMTPPSSGGIQSAGKPEKKKDKFIPGFGIEIDETIHENAVKSISEPEERESREESEVNAPTTPPTQTEDKPRVAISQEETEDAVAALLEETFGVSTEDFSYEGEEEDAETEDAVGAPAEAPQEDVEEMQQAVESLNASTAEGETDMKPDTPQSEHDLQIDTDTEEDPNYETFDLSQPPKTPDIPSYYKSPTKTPAAVTTVVAPSVPATEKTIEARRSSVSAKPPSPPTSVIAHSWNLNEKPREVAKTVQAAENVDETNVTATSPERMNNSQARRASISPPPQYKQPVLGPCSVPITSETPRIAATSPRPSAPQPSSTPPSIGVQSLYQKLPVSPQSQMVPPMRQTSPRMQNIPAVSTSASSNQAPPLPPPLVPSRMPPLVPSQLSPRILQPLSPNGQWSRNSALSPHVPSVGKPSPPPARIAVSSVPVSAHRPDTPTQQIYSTAATQQPVIQHAPGMRALAPSHPRGGLPPLTLNIPHRPYMPVPPLAPGGVQVKSSRDSALGGKSVIETLLPVNPNEPPQRLEEPKLSPAVIPEPTNKASTSPKVPSPNQPPTYIPETAKIEINASTSSLVFGKPTSIPETCSLSSRGQKQISGSITTDNNLLSPRQKQEISSLQLLTTHVPRSSTPSPVIVAHGQPHLVHKSVVHTIGASTVSSANQPLIKTVVPMPVCQQQQQQQQQQQQQQQQQQQQQQQQQQQQQQQQQQQQQQQQQQQQQQQQQQQQQQQQQQQQQQQQQQQQQQQQQQQHQQQQQIPSSVTVSMAEDKCVVTQTSISSLNSSQRHSPVLQSSHLSKPHLPLVSTVSQAIVSRTTTTVPTTVPSSVPTEQNTTECVLESRLPPEQELQVDPDAQMVQTAQPMQLTPPIQSTQPIDVIKEEPSDILKHEDTTAIKEEFSNTESEQPLNQPLNAPCANAVDAKSPKVEQQLDQINSEKLLGASKSESNDGDRLVPKMMEVEIKTELANPEVKEEEDEEEEEEEEEDEIPKENEEADMEEEPAEDPLKEPCTDPLAIDASKEDPADSKEDSDYWSAKEVNIESVIKKVDALCDGEGNDDGDKETAQHGQSVTNETQEEQPKSNESEWFNRGDAKSNEYEWFNRGEATESDTKKNFVATNEEQDEGVETCESESTKSRRGRTKSRRGFGSRGGVTTRRSSRNTTTTVVHKRGARTSRGSKHHVEKNKLPADVYEFHDDSEEDNAGRPRLILTIKSPVPSLTGPNAQPATPIAAVKEVPPEEFVPPAANTRKSRRLAERDGSRNTIDDVIEDVVRGSAMNKGMIGGSIGGNVHATRRSTRYNSSSRNVQSTVQQPTEPRKSPRGVRGKSVRRTSENDDDEEYRELIKIKETPPAPQQELQNKEENVVSLRDETTPKPEETSQQQPAAAPSPTHKPVSHEPMTLIDPVTGMLIPMRESEEGQYIPVSTTSGQAQAVSRATCDARITPAGLVNAAVVAPNTTETLRSKQPQPENLTVSEELKKEPAPEPLQQNQQIQPQTSVITKPQSPVVHQVTSAVSMVQPAATISTTVTSIATTVVTIPQTTSTCSTPSKPTSLKAHVLNASKLATPAQSQQQVVITKPTASSVASQPPSVVQQPPNLVKSTQAVQALHLQVSSNRVSSPSLSPRAKQPVAQIGAANGKGQGQPMSPVLNNAGGAPPNPKQHLLQAAKQQTPTIVNLPQKLAMNVQPASVTTTPAPRIHQPISQSTALKGINGQPHPLNPKAHLLQAVVPPMVAGVVASPPTQSHLINPQPASISCSRPPAPKPPPVTGTMEPPKVEVSMSGCIMVPTPSPQARGVSISTYEGGPLGDVVNHYGGLTRGGELPPHYMHPQMLQYQYLRAQQEAALTAPRIAYHIQETRSPHLPLDPKLETGIEDSHSPPLELRRSTRTPHDRTTDSPQVAQVYMMHGAVRLPPPPPPQYNTGSNPSLTGAPAAAARGGFYEPPPAHLRSQYPIAASEAPSDRAITPDRPRKHQVVTPPHASQVPPQADSFQMLLQRYPVMWQGLLALKNDQAAVQMHFVFGNPNVARDSLPCNSDGSTPPLRIAQRMRLEQTQVEGVARKMQMDNEHCMLLALPCGRDEVDVLQQSKNLQTGFIMYLQQKQAAGIVNIAAPGSQQPAYVVHIFPSCDFANESLARIAPDLLHRVAKIAHLLIVIATV